The following are encoded in a window of Salinibacter grassmerensis genomic DNA:
- the miaB gene encoding tRNA (N6-isopentenyl adenosine(37)-C2)-methylthiotransferase MiaB has product MEPIEDLDVLDEERVRQREADGEVDEDLDRVKHGYDATAGDKQVYIETYGCQMNVNDSGIVASVLEDSGYGLTRDQEAADVVLLNTCAIRENAERKIRARLSMLRSEKEKRDDELMLGVLGCMAERLREKLLEQEDLVDVVVGPDAYRDLPRLLYEADATGQAAVNVELSKQETYEDIQPVRYDSNGVSAYVSIMRGCDNMCTFCVVPFTRGREESRPVTTILSEVAQLVEEGYKEVTLLGQNVNSYHYTDEDGTSVSFAELVDRVSRVSPEMRVRYSTSHPKDCTDELLRVHRDRPNVCNYIHLPVQHGNTEVLDRMRRTYTREEYLALTERAKELCPGVSLSTDLIAGFCGETEAQHEDTLSLMEQVRYDHAYMFKYSERPQTYAARKYEDDVPEDTKQRRLEEIIELQNQHAKESNEAEIGRVHTVLVEGTSKKSDEQFFGRADTNKGVVFDREDYEKGDYVKVRIDDCTSSTLLGTALETTTLEAAARTNSITTTPAVA; this is encoded by the coding sequence ATGGAGCCGATTGAAGACCTCGATGTCCTCGACGAGGAGCGCGTGCGGCAGCGCGAGGCCGACGGGGAGGTCGACGAGGACCTCGATCGCGTAAAGCACGGCTACGACGCCACCGCCGGCGACAAGCAGGTCTACATCGAGACCTACGGCTGCCAGATGAACGTGAACGACTCCGGGATCGTGGCCTCGGTGCTGGAGGACAGCGGCTACGGCCTCACGCGGGACCAGGAGGCGGCGGACGTCGTCCTGCTGAACACGTGCGCCATCCGCGAAAACGCCGAGCGGAAGATTCGCGCGCGCCTCAGCATGTTGCGCTCGGAGAAGGAAAAGCGCGACGACGAACTCATGCTGGGGGTGCTCGGCTGCATGGCCGAGCGCCTCCGCGAGAAGCTGCTGGAGCAGGAGGACCTGGTGGACGTGGTGGTGGGCCCCGACGCGTACCGCGACCTGCCGCGGCTCCTCTACGAGGCAGACGCCACCGGCCAGGCCGCCGTCAACGTGGAGCTGTCCAAGCAGGAGACGTACGAGGACATCCAGCCGGTGCGCTACGACTCCAACGGCGTCAGCGCCTACGTCTCCATCATGCGCGGCTGCGACAACATGTGCACCTTCTGCGTGGTGCCCTTCACGCGGGGCCGCGAGGAGAGCCGGCCAGTGACAACCATCCTCTCCGAAGTTGCTCAGTTGGTCGAAGAGGGCTACAAGGAAGTGACGCTCCTCGGCCAGAACGTCAACTCCTACCACTACACCGACGAGGACGGCACGTCCGTCAGCTTCGCCGAGCTCGTCGACCGCGTCAGCCGCGTCTCGCCGGAGATGCGCGTCCGCTACTCCACGAGCCACCCGAAGGACTGCACCGACGAGCTGCTGAGGGTGCACCGCGACCGTCCCAATGTCTGCAACTACATCCACCTGCCGGTGCAGCACGGCAACACGGAGGTGCTCGATCGCATGCGCCGCACCTACACCCGCGAGGAGTACCTGGCACTCACGGAGCGGGCGAAGGAGCTGTGCCCCGGCGTCTCCCTCTCGACCGACCTCATCGCCGGCTTCTGCGGCGAGACGGAGGCGCAGCACGAGGACACCCTCTCGCTGATGGAGCAGGTGCGCTACGACCACGCCTACATGTTCAAGTACAGCGAGCGGCCCCAGACCTACGCTGCGCGCAAGTACGAGGACGACGTGCCCGAAGACACGAAGCAGCGTCGCCTGGAGGAGATCATCGAGCTGCAGAACCAGCACGCGAAGGAGAGCAACGAGGCGGAGATTGGGCGCGTGCACACTGTGCTCGTGGAGGGCACCAGCAAGAAGAGCGACGAGCAGTTCTTCGGGCGGGCGGACACGAACAAGGGCGTCGTCTTCGACCGCGAGGACTATGAGAAGGGCGACTATGTGAAGGTCCGCATCGACGACTGCACCTCCAGCACGCTCCTGGGCACCGCCCTCGAAACGACCACACTGGAGGCAGCGGCGCGGACCAACTCGATCACGACGACCCCGGCCGTCGCGTAG